DNA from Patescibacteria group bacterium:
TGAGCGATCGCATTTCACCTTCTCTCCAGACAAGAGATATGTCGCGTTTGTCCAAGATGTATTTAAGGAATATGGAGAGGATTATGATCGGTATTGGGCGTTGAAGATTTTTGATCCCGCGACAAAAGAAGAACAATCACTTCTAGTTGATGATTCAAGATTATCCGGCTATGAATGGCTGAACGCTGAAATAATTCGTGTATTCCATAACGGAGGTACAGGAGTTCGTGCCTTCAAGGACATACGTATTGGAGACGCGCTCGTATTTTTTAAGGATTCCAAATATACTGCAGAGCACTCAAAATTTTGGATGCCGGATAAAACATACACAACAGAAGTGGTAAACTCACAAAAGGCGAGTGAGGCGTATTACGAAAAGAACAACACAATCCCCGAATAATCATAGTACTATACTGAATCGGAAGCACTCATTGACCTTTGAGCTAGAAAACAAAAACACCTCCCTTTCGGGAGATGCTTTTTCCTTTGTCTTCGAATGTATGTTCGGAGGCAAAGGTGGCCAACGGGAATTGAACCCGTGACAGCGGTACCACAAACCGCAGTTTTACCACTAAACTATGGCCACCATACTATTATTTTGCGGCTGCCAGAAACAGACCGACGACGAGAAGAAGAATACCAATTACATTGATGAATGTCAATTGTTCTTTAAGAAAAAAGAAAGACAAGATAAGCAGCGTGACAAATGCAAGATTTTGAACGAGGGGGAATCCAAAACTTATCGGCAAGCGCTGGAGTACAAGCGCATAGACAGGGAAACTTCCCACAAGAAAGAATATGCCGATCAGAAGCATGGGCGATGTGAACATTTTGCCAAATGTTTCCATGGTAAGCGTTTGAGGAATGTCCTTTGATGATAGTTTGATTAAGAGATTGCCTACCGCGCCGCTCGTTATCGCGATGAATGCGAGAAAAAATGTTTGCATAAAAAATGAAGATTATGTCGTACTGGTACCCCCGCCAGGAATCGAACCTGAATTTTCTCCTTAGAAGGGAGGTGTTTTGTCCATTAAACTACGGGGGCATTACGGTTTAACGTATCATAATAAGAAAGAAACGCAATTATTTCCTTTTCAAAATGCATAATTGCCATTTACGTTTTGGATTATAGTCATCAATTAAATCTTTTCGTTTCACATGGTATGTATCTAAAAGTTTTGGTAAAAATTCTGAATAATATTTTTCTGCTTTTGCCTGTGATCGTGCAGATACTTGCATCGGAGAAAATCGCTTGAATTCTTCAGGGGTAACAGGCGGATCATCATTCCATAGCGCAGAAAGAAATATGCCGGGATGAATAGTGAAGCGGAACTCTCCTCCGGGTTTTAAAACGCGAAGCGCTTCCTTAAGAATGCGTTCGATATCTGCAATATGCTCTACTGAAGAAGGCGGTCCGGCAAGTGATATAATCGTATCAAAACTCTCATTTTCAAATGGCATCTCTTCGGCTCCTCCAACTACATAGGGAATATCAACAGGAAGTCCTTCAGGGAAATTGTGTTCAGGATATTTTTCGAGAGATGTAACACGAATACCCTTTGCCTTTGCGATTCGAGCGAAGTTTGCATCACCTGCGCCGATATCAAGCACTTCTTTTCCGCGCAGGCTGTTTGGTGTTACGCCCATTTCCCGAAGGCGGCTAATCGTTTCTTTTTTAAGTTTTTCCGGAATGTGTGGAGAGAGTTGTTTTGACTCATCAAGCATACATTATTTCTTTCGCACTTTGCCATGGAAGGCCTTGTGCACATCTCGAAGTTGCTGGTTGGTGATATGGGTATAGATCTGTGTAGTGGTGATGCTGGCATGGCCTAGGAGCGATTGCACGGAGCGAATGTCTGCGCCGTTCATTAGAAGATCAGTGGCATACGAATGCCGCAGCGTGTGGGGAGAAATTTGTTTTGTAATGCCGGCGACTTTCGCATATTTCTTTATGATGCGCTGGATGCTTCGGGGAGTTAGAAATAGTTCTTGTGTTTCGGTAGTGCGGCGTGGGTTGAATGCCCGATCATGCCGAATAAAAAGAGGCTCAAACAAATCTTTCCGCACATCAAGATATGATTTCACATGCTCCTGCGCTCGCGAGGATAGAAATACAAGGCGGTATTTGTCACCCTTGCCTCGAATGGTAAATTCGTCACGTTTGAGGTTGATACTATCGCGCTTCAGCGATGCAAGCTCAGATACGCGCATACCAGTACTAAACAACAGTTCTAAAATAGCTCGATCACGTTTTTTGATAATCAGTGCTTCCCCGCTGCGTTCTGTTGCGCTGAGCAGCCGTTCAAGATCGTCGGCATCCAAAAACTCCACAGTGCGCTGGGGTATTTTTGCAAGTTCAATTTTTTCCGGGGCGAGTGCCGGAATATCGCGCTTGGAAAGATATTTCAAAAACGACCGTATGGCAATTATGTGGTAATTCTGCGTATTCTTTTTCAGTGGTTTTGTGCCATGGAGCCTGTTCAGCCAGAGCCGGTATTCATGGATGGTATCAAGAGTGATATCACTCGCTTTTTTTATGCGGTGCGTGTCGGCCCATTCCAAAAAACGATTAAGATAAAATTGGTAATTTTCTACCGTCTTCAGAGAACGGTTTCTTTCTACTTCGAGATATTCAAGAAATTGTCTGATAGTGGTGGCAAGCATAGTTGTGCGACGCATGACTGGAAGTGTAATCTTATTTCACTTTCTTGACAATATACCCATCGCATGATATCTTTAATCCATTGAATTCATAACGCTTGACTCGGTTCTTCGTCGATCTCCTCGACGAACTACTGGGCATTGGCGATACAAAGGAGGTCCACATCTATGTTGGATAAAAAAGTAAAGGAGAAGATTATCAAAAAATACGCCACGCATGCGGGCGACACCGGCTCAACGCAGGTGCAGGTGGCAATTCTCACCGAGGAAATCACCCGCTTGACGGAGCATCTCAAAGAGCACCGCAAGGATCATTCTTCCCGCAGAGGACTTTTGAAAAAAGTAGGAGAACGCCGAAGGCTTCTGCGTTATCTTGCTTCTGAAGATCTCGCAGCGTACCAAGACCTTGTCAAACGCCTCGGACTGAAAGTGAGGGATTTCGGCAAAAAGGAAGAAGAAGATGCTTTTGATGCAGCGCTCGTTGCGCAAGGCGATGCAGTGCAAGCTGCGTAATCAACCTTACCCTTGGCTTATGAAACATAAAGATCAGCGCGTGGGAGTGTTCATCGATGTGGGCAATATGTACCACTCGGCAAAGAATCTTTACGGCACGCGCGTGAATTTCCAAGAAGTGTTGAAGACGGCAACGTCATCACGCTTGCTTATACGCGCTATTGCGTATGTTGTACGTTCGCACTCATCGGAAGAACAGAGTTTTTTTGAAGCGTTGGAAAAACAAGGATTTGAACTCAAAATAAAAGACTTGCAGGTGTTTCCCGATGGCACGAAGAAGGGCGATTGGGATGTCGGGCTGTCGGTTGATGCAATCAAGTCTGCCGATAAGCTTGATGTTGTCGTGCTGGTAACCGGCGATGGCGACTATATTCCGCTCGTTTTGTATTTGAAAGAAAACAAAGGCTGCATTGTTGAAGTAATGGCATTCGGCAAGACGACATCCGCAAAACTTGTCGAACAAGCTGATGATTATATTGACTTGGATAAGGATCGCAGTAGATACCTCATGCACGCGCATGGCAATGTCAAGCGATCCGGAGTGGCGCCAAGCAAGAGTTCTTCTCGAAAGCCCAAGTCGCTGTATGATATGGTGGAAGGTCGCTAGGTGATGAAGATCAAATAAGGAATCATGAATATTCGTGATTCATTCTTTACTCTTCATAACGCTTTCCTAGTCGTCGGATACATAGAGACTCTTCATCGGAATGGATGGAGACCTAATATCTGACGGTTAGTGCAAGTGGAAAGGTTTTGTGTATGCAAAAAACATTTGAGATGGAGATCGGCGGCAAAACGCTGTCTCTTGAAGTCGGCAAACTCGCACAGCAAGCGTCGGGTTCTGTCGTGTGTCGCTATGGCGATACGGTCGTCTTGGCCACAGTCGTCATTGGCTCAAAAACCAATGACACCATTGATTATTTCCCCCTCATGGTGGAATACGAAGAGCGTTTGTATGCGGCGGGCAAGATCAAAAGCTCACGCTTTATTAAGCGCGAAGGAAGGGCAACTGATGAAGCAATTCTCACTGCACGCCTCATTGATCGCGCTATCAGGCCGTTGTTTGATGACCGCATGAGAAATGATGTGCAAGTCATCCTGACGGTGCTCTGTATTGATCAAGAAAACGATCCCGATATTCCTGCAATGATCGGCGGTATCGCCGCTTTGATGCTTTCAGACATCCCTTGGAAAGGGCCATTAGGCGGTATTCGAATAGGTACCATCAATGGTGAATGGGTGATCAACCCGAGTTATGAAGCACGTACAAAAAGCGAACTAGACTTGCTTGTTGTGGGCACATCGGAAAAAGTCATTATGATTGAGGCGGGTGCACGGCAGGTATCTGAAGACGTTACCTATGGCGCGATTGAATTTGGCCTCAAGCATATTGGAAAAATTTGCGCATTTCTCGAGACTGTCCAAAAAGAAATGGGTACGCCAAAAAGAACCGTCGAAGATATGCTTAAAAAACCCGATGAAGAAGAGATGCTTACACCGGAAATTATTGAGAAGGTGCGCAATTGGCTGAAAGAAAAGCTCCCAGCCTACCTTACTACAAAAGAAAAAGTCACAAAAAAAAGCCGCAAAGAGGCCGTAGGGAAGCTCAAAGCAGATTTGGAAGAAATGCTGAAGGGTGAACAAGTAGGCAAAGAGAAACGGAAAAAGTGCATGCTGATTGCCGAAGAAGAAGCGGAACAGGAAGTGAGTAGAGCAATCTTACAGGAAAACAAGCGTGTTGACGGGCGAGCGATGGATGAAATTCGTCCCTTGGCTGCAGAAGTTGCCGTACTCCCGCGTACGCATGGATCAGGATTGTTTTCGCGCGGTGAGACACAAGTGCTTTCTATCGCTACACTCGGTTCGCCCGGAGATGAGCAGACACTTGATGGCATGGAAGAGGTGGGCAAGAAGCGCTTTATGCATCATTATAACTTCCCTCCGTACTCTGTTGGTGAAGTTAAGCCGATGCGCGGTCCTTCGAGGCGCGATGTCGGTCATGGCGCATTGGCGGAAAAAGCGCTTCAATCAGTGCTTCCCTCAAAAGAAGAATTTCCCTACACCATTCGTGTTGTGTCTGAAGTGCTCGGCTCAAACGGCTCAAGTTCTATGGGATCAACCTGTGGCACAACGCTCGCGCTCATGGATGCCGGCGTGCCAATAAAAGCTCCGATTGCGGGTATTGCAATGGGGCTCGCATCAGATGAACAAGGGAATTACAAAGTACTTACGGATTTACAGGACTTGGAAGACGGCGATGGCGGCATGGATTTCAAAGTTGCCGGCAGCAAAGACGGCATTACCGCAATCCAGCTAGATACCAAAACACATGGATTATCCTTGGCAATCGTAAAGGAGACGCTTACTAAAGCACATGTGGCGCGATTGAAGATTTTAGATGTCATGCTTGCGGCAATCCCTGTGGTGCGGCCGGAGCTTTCAAAATACGCACCCCGCATTATCAGCCTACAGATCAATCCGGATAAGATCCGAGATGTCATCGGCCCCGGGGGCAAAATAATCAATGAAATCATTGACGCTACGGGCGTACAGATAGATATCGAGCAAAGTGGTCTGGTCATGATCACGTCGACTAATGAAGAAGGCGGCGCCCGAGCGCTCGAATGGGTGAAGCGCCTGACACGCGAAGTAAAAGTTGGCGAGATATTTGATGGCAAAGTTACGCGCCTTATGGACTTTGGCGCATTTGTGGAAATTCTGCCCCGCCAGGAAGGCTTGGTACATATTTCCGAACTTGCGCCGATGCGCGTGAATAAGGTGTCCGATGTGGTCAAAATCGGGCAACAGGTGAAGGTAAAAGTGATGCAAATCGACGAACAGGGGAGAATCAACCTTTCGATGAAAAGAGTAGCGGAGGATACTAAGTAAACTTCTTAAATTACAAAACTCTTCGCTCTAGGTATTCATCTCTCGGGGCCGTAATTTTCCTGCTAGAAAATTACTTAGATTCCTCGCCGTCGCTCGTCAAAAACCCCTCCAGACGAACACTTAGGCGGAGTTCGTATTTCAGAGCTTCAACCTTCGCTAGCTGCTTAAAAGGCATCTTAGCGGAGCATAGAGCAAAGGAGAACAAGTGTGTGGGTCGCGAAAAAGCCGGGTAAAACCGGCTTTTTTCGTATGGTTATGCTAAAAGTGTCCAAATGACCCTTGACAAAATCATGTAAATAGTGTATACTGGTAAAGAATCAGCAC
Protein-coding regions in this window:
- a CDS encoding class I SAM-dependent methyltransferase, which produces MLDESKQLSPHIPEKLKKETISRLREMGVTPNSLRGKEVLDIGAGDANFARIAKAKGIRVTSLEKYPEHNFPEGLPVDIPYVVGGAEEMPFENESFDTIISLAGPPSSVEHIADIERILKEALRVLKPGGEFRFTIHPGIFLSALWNDDPPVTPEEFKRFSPMQVSARSQAKAEKYYSEFLPKLLDTYHVKRKDLIDDYNPKRKWQLCILKRK
- the xerA gene encoding site-specific tyrosine recombinase/integron integrase; the protein is MLATTIRQFLEYLEVERNRSLKTVENYQFYLNRFLEWADTHRIKKASDITLDTIHEYRLWLNRLHGTKPLKKNTQNYHIIAIRSFLKYLSKRDIPALAPEKIELAKIPQRTVEFLDADDLERLLSATERSGEALIIKKRDRAILELLFSTGMRVSELASLKRDSINLKRDEFTIRGKGDKYRLVFLSSRAQEHVKSYLDVRKDLFEPLFIRHDRAFNPRRTTETQELFLTPRSIQRIIKKYAKVAGITKQISPHTLRHSYATDLLMNGADIRSVQSLLGHASITTTQIYTHITNQQLRDVHKAFHGKVRKK
- a CDS encoding NYN domain-containing protein gives rise to the protein MKHKDQRVGVFIDVGNMYHSAKNLYGTRVNFQEVLKTATSSRLLIRAIAYVVRSHSSEEQSFFEALEKQGFELKIKDLQVFPDGTKKGDWDVGLSVDAIKSADKLDVVVLVTGDGDYIPLVLYLKENKGCIVEVMAFGKTTSAKLVEQADDYIDLDKDRSRYLMHAHGNVKRSGVAPSKSSSRKPKSLYDMVEGR
- the pnp gene encoding polyribonucleotide nucleotidyltransferase; translated protein: MQKTFEMEIGGKTLSLEVGKLAQQASGSVVCRYGDTVVLATVVIGSKTNDTIDYFPLMVEYEERLYAAGKIKSSRFIKREGRATDEAILTARLIDRAIRPLFDDRMRNDVQVILTVLCIDQENDPDIPAMIGGIAALMLSDIPWKGPLGGIRIGTINGEWVINPSYEARTKSELDLLVVGTSEKVIMIEAGARQVSEDVTYGAIEFGLKHIGKICAFLETVQKEMGTPKRTVEDMLKKPDEEEMLTPEIIEKVRNWLKEKLPAYLTTKEKVTKKSRKEAVGKLKADLEEMLKGEQVGKEKRKKCMLIAEEEAEQEVSRAILQENKRVDGRAMDEIRPLAAEVAVLPRTHGSGLFSRGETQVLSIATLGSPGDEQTLDGMEEVGKKRFMHHYNFPPYSVGEVKPMRGPSRRDVGHGALAEKALQSVLPSKEEFPYTIRVVSEVLGSNGSSSMGSTCGTTLALMDAGVPIKAPIAGIAMGLASDEQGNYKVLTDLQDLEDGDGGMDFKVAGSKDGITAIQLDTKTHGLSLAIVKETLTKAHVARLKILDVMLAAIPVVRPELSKYAPRIISLQINPDKIRDVIGPGGKIINEIIDATGVQIDIEQSGLVMITSTNEEGGARALEWVKRLTREVKVGEIFDGKVTRLMDFGAFVEILPRQEGLVHISELAPMRVNKVSDVVKIGQQVKVKVMQIDEQGRINLSMKRVAEDTK